The region TCCAATGTACCGCGTGTCCAACGCAGCGCGGCGAAACTGCTGTGATTCGACTTGTTGTTGTCACACGCAACCCCGGCCGTATCGAGCGTGGCTTGGGTGATCGGTCCTTGTGAAGTTGATTCGTTGGCCGACCAGGACAGCCCGCGAACAACGTCGGAGTTGATGCGATAAAGCGTGTCGTCCCCGTCGCCGGTAAGGTGCTCGCCAACAAGGATCGTATTGGTCGTTCCATCGGTAATGTCGGCGAATTTAACTTCGTTGCGAAAACTGAACGCACCATTCTGACGCGACTCGGCGACGTCCCAGGCCAGATTCGACCCAGCGCTGAGAGGATAATTGCAATTCCCTTCGCGATTGGAATCGGGAAAGACCGAATCGGAAGGGCAAACGAAGCCGGAGATGCGGTTGTTCTGCACCACTGACTCAGAACTGGTCACGTTTCGATAGAAGTTCAACGTTGCCGTTTTGATCTGTTCGTAAACGGCCGACTGTTCGATGTAAGGAAGCAGTTTCACGTGCGGACCACAGGCATAGCTCGACGATGCGTCGGAAGCCAACGCTGCCTGGTTATAGCGAGGGAACGTGAGATAAGTGTCGTGATAGTTGTGCAGCGCAAGACCCAACTGCTTCTGGTTGTTCGTGCACGACATTCGCCGAGCCGCTTCTCGGGCCATCTGTACCGCCGGAAGCAACAATGCAATTAAGACACCAATGATGGCAATCACCACCAACAATTCAACGAGCGTAAAACCGCGCAGGGACGTACTACGACGCATGGCATACTCCATCGGGAAGTGGAAATAAGGTGGGTAATGAGGAAGGCACAAGGAGAGGGGCAAGCGAAAACAAACAAACTTCATGCCAATCGCACGAGCCGAGGGGAGACAAGACCAGGCGATTTCGTGTGGCTGAGATGCCCAACGAAGCAAGGTTGTTTTGGACGCCACTACCCGTTTTTAAGCTAGGTAGATCGTGACATCATAGCGAACCACACCTCCGGAGCAAGCTTTTTATTTTTCTTTTACCGGTAACTTGGAAATTCAGAATCGCGAGAAGGTTCGCAGAGAAGTTGAGAGATTGCCTTGATCGGAGGCAGTGCCGAGTCGACTCTTGTGGCATGCCGATGGGGCGCGACGTACGGATGGCCAAGATCGCCGCACTTCGAAGATAAAAAAAGGCAGGCCACCGTTTCCGATGGCCTACCTTCGTAGTCCTTTACAAGACACAATCCTTGGCTCGTTCGCTCCTGGCTGGAACTCTTTTCCTTCGACTTCGAGAGGGCAAGAGCCAAGCAGAAGTGCTCACCGCGGTTGGCTAACGTTGGCAACCGCAGTCAGCTTGAATCATGTTAGTCCCAGTTGAGACCGCTGGAGCTTTGGTATTCGGTCACTCGCGTTTCGAAGAAGTTCTTTTCCTTCGCGAGGTCCATCGTTTCGCTCATCCATGGGAATGGATTGTTGGCCTGGTTGAACTGCTTGGGCAGGCCGATGCGTTCCAAGCGGCGATCCGCGATGTGATGGACGTAGTCGCGGAACAGATCGCGGTTGAGTCCGAGAATACCGTTCGGGAGGCAGTCGGAAGCGTAAGCGATTTCAAGTTCAACCGCTTCGTGGATCAAGTCGATGATCGACTGCTGGAACTCTTCGGTCCAGACGTCAGGGTTTTCTTCCTTGATGCCGTTGATCAGGTCGATGCCGAAGTTCAAGTGAACCGTTTCATCACGCAGGATGTACTGGAACTGCTCGCCGATCCCCGTCATCAGGTTACGACGATGGAACGAAAGCACCATCACGAAACCAGTGTAGAAGAAGATCCCTTCCATGATGATGTAGTAACCGATCAGGTTTTTCAGGAAGGTTTGAATGCCTTCGTACGAATCGGTCTTGAAGTCAGGGTCGAGCACTTCGCGGGTCAAGTTCATCTCGAACTCGTCCTTCTTAGTGATCGCAGGGACTTCATGGTACATGTTGAAGACTTCGCCTTCGTTCAAACCGAGGCTTTCCACCACGTACAGGAACGTGTGCGAGTGGATCGCTTCTTCAAACGCCTGACGCAGCAGGTATTGGCGTGCTTCGGCATTGGTCACATGCTTAAAGATCGCCAAGACCAGGTTGTTACCAACAAGGCTTTCGGCGGTCGAGAAGAAACCGAGATTACGCATGATGACTTTGCGTTCGTCTTCGGTCAGCTTGTCGCTACGCCAGGTTTCAATGTCCTTGGTCATCGGAACTTCGGTTGGCATCCAGTGATTGGCGCAACCGTTGACGTAATGTTCCCACGCCCAGTGATACTTCAATGGCATCAGCTGATTGACGTCGACTTGGTGAGCATTGATCAAACGCTTTTCGCTGGCGTTAACCCGCTGCGTTCCAGTCATTTCGGTATCGAAGCCGAGGCTTGGAGTGGACATCGTGTTTCTCCGAAGGGATTTGTACTAGAAAATTGCTTCTTGCGTTGGCGTCGGCCGTCTGGGTCGTTCGGCCGACGCAATTTCAACGGTGGTCTAACCGTGCCACATAGGGCAGAGACAACGCGTGCTTATTGGCACGATTCGCAGTCGCCGTCCAAGTTGCACTGTTTCGCTTCTGGCTGCTGTTCTGGAAGTTGATCCAGATCGTGACTTTCGGCAGCCTTTTCGCGATCGACCTTGATGTTGGCCGAAGCACTTTGGTTCTTCATCCAGCGTGGCTGAATACCGAACTTGTTGACGTCGACCGTCGACTTTTCGACCTGGGTCGCACTGAGCGTTCGCAGGTAGTAAGTCGTCTTGAGGCCCTTGTTCCAAGCCAGGAAGTACATCTCGTGCAGCTTCTTGCCGCTTGGTTCCGACATGTACAAGTTGAGCGACTGCCCCATGTCCAGCCACTTCTGGCGGCGAGCGGCACATTCGATGAGCCACTGCGGAGCGACTTCGAAGGCGGTCAGATACTTGCGTTTGATGTCGTCCGGAATGCGATCGATTTCGAGCAAACCGCCGTCGTAGTACTTCAGCGATTCGATCATGTCGGAATCCCACAAGCCGAGTTCCTTCAGATCTTGCACCATGCGGCGGTTGATCTGTGGGAATTCGCCAGACAAGTTGCTCTTCACGAACAGGTTCTTGTAGGTCGGTTCGATCGACTGGGCGACACCGATGATGGTGGAAATCGTGGCGGTCGGAGCGATGGCCATGACGTTGCTGTTACGCATACCGTTCTTGGCGATCGCGTCGCGAACGACTTGCCAATCGAGCTTCGAGCTGCGATCGACGTCGATTTCAACGCCACGTTCCTGCTCGAGCATTTCCAGCGAATCGATCGGCAAAATTCCGCGATCCCACTTCGAGCCCTGGTAGGTCTCGTAGGTCCCACGTTCTTCGGCCAGGTTGCTGGATGCCAACAACGCATAGTACGAAATGGCTTCCATACTTTCGTCGGCGAACTCGACCGCTTCTTCGCTGGCGTAACCGACACCCAGAGCGTAAAGGGCATCTTGGAAGCCCATCAGGCCCATCCCCACAGGACGATGCTTGCGGTTGGAGTTGCCGGCTTCGTCGGTTGGGTAGTAGTTGATGTCGATCACGTTATCGAGCATGCGAACGGCAGTCGTTACCGTTTCACGCAGCTTCTCGTGGTCGAGCTTGCCATCCTTCACGTGGGCAACCATGTTGATGCTGCCCAGGTTACAAACAGCCGTTTCCTGCTTCGAGGTGTTCAGCAAGATCTCTGTACAGAGGTTGCTGCTGTGCACCACGCCGACGTGATCTTGAGGCGAACGAACGTTCGATGGATCTTTCCAGGTGATCCAAGGGTGGCCGGTCTCGAACAAGCGAGTCAGCATCTTACGCCACAGTTCCAACGCATTGATGCGGCGGGACATGCGGATTTTGCCTTCGTCGGCGAGCTTTTCGTAGTGCTCGTAACGTTCCTGAAATGCTTTGCCGTACAGATCGTGCAGATCAGGCACTTCGTCTGGGCTGAACAGCGTCCACTGACCGTTTTCACGAACTCGTTTCATGAACAAGTCGGGAATCCAGTTGGCGGTGTGCATATCGTGCGTACGACGACGATCGTCACCGGTGTTCTTACGCAGATCGAGGAATTCCTCGATGTCCAAGTGCCACGATTCGAGGTACGAACAGACAGCACCTTTTCGCTTGCCACCTTGGTTGACGGCAATCGCGGTATCGTTGACCACTTTGAGGAACGGGATGACGCCTTGGCTTTGGCCGTTGGTTCCCTTGATGTGGGCGTTGGTGGCACGAATGTTCGACCAGTCGTTGCCCAAACCGCCGGCCCACTTGCTGAGCATGGCGTTGTCGCCGACGACCTTGAAGATGTGCTCCAAGTCGTCCATGACGGTGCTCAAGTAGCACGAGCTGAGCTGTGGATGCAGCGTGCCGGCATTGAACAGCGTTGGCGTGGCCGAGGTGAAACGGAAGCTCGACAAGATGTTGTAGAACTCGATTGCCCGAGCTTCTTTGTCGTCTTCATTCCAAGCCAGTCCCATCGCGACACGCATCCAGAAGTACTGAGGCGTTTCGATGCGACGGCCTTCGACGTGCAGCAAGTAACGGTCGTAAATCGTCTGCAGACCGAGGTAAGGGAATGCCGCGTCACGTTCTGGACGAAGTGCGGCAGCGATCTTCGTCAGATCGTACTCACGCAGCTTTTCCGAGAGACGCTTCGATTCGATACCAACGTTAATGTAGTCCTCGAACTGACGCTGGCAAACTTCGGCCAAGTCTTCGTTCGGATGAATGTGACCCAACGCTTCGTTGTAGATCACCATCAACATCAAGCGAGCCGCGACGGTGTCGTAGTCGGGGTCACGTTCGATGCGGCTACGCGAAGCCAGGATCATGGCTCGGTAGATCTCTTGCGGCGTGATGCCGTCGTACAGCGTACGGTAGGTTTCTTCGACTAGTTCTTCGGCCGAGCAGTTTTGCTCTAAGCCACGAA is a window of Bremerella sp. TYQ1 DNA encoding:
- a CDS encoding DUF1559 domain-containing protein, whose protein sequence is MRRSTSLRGFTLVELLVVIAIIGVLIALLLPAVQMAREAARRMSCTNNQKQLGLALHNYHDTYLTFPRYNQAALASDASSSYACGPHVKLLPYIEQSAVYEQIKTATLNFYRNVTSSESVVQNNRISGFVCPSDSVFPDSNREGNCNYPLSAGSNLAWDVAESRQNGAFSFRNEVKFADITDGTTNTILVGEHLTGDGDDTLYRINSDVVRGLSWSANESTSQGPITQATLDTAGVACDNNKSNHSSFAALRWTRGTLEYAIFNTLAPPNWKYPSCMTSTSTGNHGSSKGIYVARSRHPGGVNFTLADGSVRFITETVDSQTYHAMGSRNGGEVVQLP
- a CDS encoding ribonucleoside-diphosphate reductase subunit alpha, with protein sequence MESKKSSAGMKPADNQQPVGDDVMTTVTTQVSLDVRKRDGRITSFESTRVEHAIEKAFRAEIGIADEQPIEPALRQQISEITTNVVNQIENRPFSRDGVDVETIQDAVEIQLMRHGHFSVARRYILYREQHAKLRALRAAEADGSLQAPRIHVKQENGEKQPFDATRMRRRIYSAVRGLEQNCSAEELVEETYRTLYDGITPQEIYRAMILASRSRIERDPDYDTVAARLMLMVIYNEALGHIHPNEDLAEVCQRQFEDYINVGIESKRLSEKLREYDLTKIAAALRPERDAAFPYLGLQTIYDRYLLHVEGRRIETPQYFWMRVAMGLAWNEDDKEARAIEFYNILSSFRFTSATPTLFNAGTLHPQLSSCYLSTVMDDLEHIFKVVGDNAMLSKWAGGLGNDWSNIRATNAHIKGTNGQSQGVIPFLKVVNDTAIAVNQGGKRKGAVCSYLESWHLDIEEFLDLRKNTGDDRRRTHDMHTANWIPDLFMKRVRENGQWTLFSPDEVPDLHDLYGKAFQERYEHYEKLADEGKIRMSRRINALELWRKMLTRLFETGHPWITWKDPSNVRSPQDHVGVVHSSNLCTEILLNTSKQETAVCNLGSINMVAHVKDGKLDHEKLRETVTTAVRMLDNVIDINYYPTDEAGNSNRKHRPVGMGLMGFQDALYALGVGYASEEAVEFADESMEAISYYALLASSNLAEERGTYETYQGSKWDRGILPIDSLEMLEQERGVEIDVDRSSKLDWQVVRDAIAKNGMRNSNVMAIAPTATISTIIGVAQSIEPTYKNLFVKSNLSGEFPQINRRMVQDLKELGLWDSDMIESLKYYDGGLLEIDRIPDDIKRKYLTAFEVAPQWLIECAARRQKWLDMGQSLNLYMSEPSGKKLHEMYFLAWNKGLKTTYYLRTLSATQVEKSTVDVNKFGIQPRWMKNQSASANIKVDREKAAESHDLDQLPEQQPEAKQCNLDGDCESCQ
- a CDS encoding ribonucleotide-diphosphate reductase subunit beta encodes the protein MSTPSLGFDTEMTGTQRVNASEKRLINAHQVDVNQLMPLKYHWAWEHYVNGCANHWMPTEVPMTKDIETWRSDKLTEDERKVIMRNLGFFSTAESLVGNNLVLAIFKHVTNAEARQYLLRQAFEEAIHSHTFLYVVESLGLNEGEVFNMYHEVPAITKKDEFEMNLTREVLDPDFKTDSYEGIQTFLKNLIGYYIIMEGIFFYTGFVMVLSFHRRNLMTGIGEQFQYILRDETVHLNFGIDLINGIKEENPDVWTEEFQQSIIDLIHEAVELEIAYASDCLPNGILGLNRDLFRDYVHHIADRRLERIGLPKQFNQANNPFPWMSETMDLAKEKNFFETRVTEYQSSSGLNWD